One Mesorhizobium sp. L-2-11 genomic region harbors:
- a CDS encoding molybdenum cofactor biosynthesis protein MoaE yields MPGAVVPTVRIQAEDFDVAAEIARMTQGRADIGAVVTFSGLCRDEAGRLAALELEHYPGMAEAEIGRIAAEAVRRWPLQGLTAIHRHGRIAPGENIVLVVAASAHRQAAFEAANFLMDYLKSRAPFWKKEHHTDGSQGGWVDAKEADDEAASRWKQAVPKRD; encoded by the coding sequence ATGCCCGGCGCGGTGGTGCCGACGGTGCGCATCCAGGCGGAGGATTTCGATGTCGCCGCCGAGATCGCCAGGATGACGCAAGGCCGCGCCGACATCGGCGCCGTGGTGACTTTCTCAGGTCTCTGCCGCGATGAAGCGGGCAGGCTCGCGGCACTCGAACTCGAACATTATCCCGGCATGGCCGAGGCCGAGATCGGGCGCATCGCCGCCGAAGCGGTTCGCCGCTGGCCGCTGCAGGGGCTCACCGCCATCCATCGCCACGGCAGGATCGCGCCCGGTGAGAACATCGTGCTGGTGGTCGCTGCCTCCGCCCACCGGCAGGCGGCGTTCGAGGCGGCGAACTTCCTGATGGATTACTTGAAATCGCGCGCACCGTTCTGGAAGAAGGAACACCACACCGACGGCTCGCAAGGCGGCTGGGTCGACGCCAAGGAGGCCGACGACGAGGCCGCAAGCCGCTGGAAACAGGCCGTGCCGAAACGAGATTGA
- a CDS encoding SDR family oxidoreductase, with amino-acid sequence MSKAAGTALVTGGGKRIGRAIVEDLAANGFAVAIHCNRSRAEAEALAARINGGRFGQGGRAAVVAADLTDMAAVEDLVGGAEAALGPVTLLVNNASLFVDDTVQDVDWLAWDRHFAIHVKAPAFLAQQFARALPKGEEGLIVNMIDQRVWRPTPRYFSYALSKSTLWTQTQVMAQALAPRIRVNAIGPGPTLKSARQQDSDFAAQVDGLILKRGPELPEFGATIRYLWGASSVTGQMIALDGGQHLAWQTPDVTGIVE; translated from the coding sequence ATGAGCAAGGCCGCTGGAACGGCGCTGGTGACGGGCGGGGGCAAGCGGATCGGCAGGGCGATCGTCGAGGATCTCGCCGCGAACGGTTTTGCCGTCGCCATCCATTGCAACCGCTCGCGGGCCGAGGCGGAAGCATTGGCCGCGCGGATCAACGGCGGTCGCTTTGGCCAGGGTGGCCGCGCTGCTGTGGTCGCCGCCGACCTGACCGACATGGCCGCGGTCGAGGACCTCGTTGGCGGCGCCGAAGCCGCGCTTGGGCCTGTTACACTGCTGGTCAACAATGCGTCGCTGTTCGTGGACGATACGGTTCAGGACGTCGACTGGCTTGCCTGGGACCGTCACTTCGCCATCCACGTGAAGGCGCCTGCATTTTTGGCGCAACAATTCGCCCGCGCGCTGCCGAAAGGCGAGGAAGGGCTGATCGTCAATATGATTGACCAACGCGTCTGGCGGCCGACGCCACGCTATTTTTCCTATGCGCTATCGAAATCGACATTGTGGACGCAGACGCAGGTGATGGCGCAGGCGCTGGCTCCCCGCATTCGCGTCAATGCCATCGGTCCTGGCCCGACGCTGAAGAGCGCGCGTCAGCAAGACAGCGACTTTGCCGCACAGGTCGACGGCCTGATCCTGAAGCGCGGCCCGGAATTGCCTGAATTCGGCGCCACCATCCGCTATCTCTGGGGCGCAAGCTCGGTCACCGGCCAGATGATCGCGCTCGACGGCGGCCAGCACCTTGCATGGCAGACGCCGGATGTGACAGGCATTGTCGAATGA
- a CDS encoding AraC family transcriptional regulator: protein MPDKDVLSDVLRVIKLTGALFFWVDASSPWSVEVPRADSFAHLILPRAQHVISYHIITQGSGSVSIGDGPPMEFAEGDILVIPHEDSYAMCSTPGVRSGLSQEDSLDFFRAMAAGQLPFVVNEGGGGPLLTRYVCGFLGCDARPFNPLLEALPPLICIRRAAGAPSDLLDRLIELTLAEVSAQRPGAECIRLRLSELMFVEVVRRYLEALPPEQTGWLAGLRDPAVGRAVALVHENPARGWTIEELACETGVSRSVLAARFTRLVGCPPMQYLTRWRVQLAARLLADGVAKVSAVGRDVGYESEAAFSRSFKKLAGVSPAGWRDGARIAR, encoded by the coding sequence GTGCCGGACAAGGATGTTCTTTCAGATGTGCTGCGCGTGATAAAGCTCACCGGCGCGCTTTTCTTCTGGGTCGATGCCTCTTCGCCCTGGAGTGTGGAAGTGCCGCGGGCGGATTCATTTGCCCATCTCATCCTGCCGCGCGCCCAACACGTGATTTCCTACCACATCATCACCCAAGGATCGGGCTCGGTCAGCATCGGTGACGGTCCGCCGATGGAATTTGCCGAAGGCGACATACTTGTGATCCCGCATGAGGATTCGTACGCGATGTGCAGTACGCCCGGAGTGCGGTCAGGTTTGAGCCAGGAAGATTCGCTCGACTTCTTTCGCGCCATGGCGGCCGGACAACTGCCCTTCGTGGTCAACGAAGGCGGCGGCGGCCCCCTTCTGACCAGATATGTCTGCGGTTTTCTTGGCTGCGATGCACGGCCGTTCAATCCTCTGCTCGAGGCCCTTCCTCCGCTGATATGCATCCGGCGCGCGGCCGGCGCACCGAGCGACCTGCTCGACCGGTTGATCGAGCTAACGCTGGCAGAGGTGTCCGCTCAGCGGCCTGGCGCTGAATGCATCCGCCTGCGCCTCAGCGAGCTGATGTTCGTTGAGGTCGTTCGCCGCTATCTTGAGGCACTACCGCCGGAGCAGACCGGCTGGCTGGCCGGCTTGCGCGACCCCGCCGTCGGCCGAGCCGTTGCGCTTGTTCACGAGAATCCGGCGCGTGGCTGGACAATTGAAGAACTCGCGTGCGAAACCGGCGTCTCGCGGTCCGTCCTCGCGGCCCGCTTCACGCGTCTCGTCGGCTGCCCACCGATGCAGTATCTCACGCGATGGCGCGTACAACTGGCCGCACGACTGCTCGCTGATGGGGTGGCCAAAGTCTCGGCAGTCGGGCGTGATGTCGGCTACGAGTCCGAAGCGGCCTTCAGCCGGAGCTTCAAGAAGCTCGCGGGCGTCTCGCCGGCTGGCTGGCGCGACGGGGCGCGGATAGCACGCTAA
- a CDS encoding caspase family protein, whose translation MKAFAVLLSVVVLFVLAAFGAQAAATTDAAKRVALVIGNSKYVNAVPLPNPANDAQLIASTLYNAGFEVIEGVDQDNAGMRSLISRFTEASYNADLAVIFYAGHGMQVDGKNYLIPVDAELTSPAYLKTRTVQIDEFMEALPPDPAVGVIILDACRDNPLARTLAASLPKSRSLGAGLAPVEAKADGVGTGGLLIAYATDPGAIAFDGPGVDSPYSLALAKHLTEPGVEIQSALTRVRGEVTGATQGRQRPWHNASLGREVFLGKPPAPSAKPIVEESNAAAVPMTHDVLSREIETRLWDEASKKNSTPFYEAYLEQFPNGRFATVAKLNIDQLKDPNAQKKQVAALDTGQANANFGSTVRISVGTTDEMKTPGTEQTEGAIGLDHNGRIDLQLRIEALGNELGHVDGKIGPKTRQAIGVWQGKNGLPRTTYLTREQLAFLMVQTDPMMAAIRARRAADQARSAQPLAKPQPKVVRATTAPRIVEHKKATARKVVEPVKRSTPRTPLFPATGGGGGSGGGGGGAGAGGGGGW comes from the coding sequence ATGAAAGCGTTCGCCGTCCTTTTGAGCGTAGTTGTTCTGTTCGTCCTTGCCGCGTTCGGCGCCCAGGCCGCCGCCACGACCGACGCCGCCAAGCGCGTCGCGCTGGTGATCGGCAACAGTAAATATGTCAACGCCGTGCCGTTACCCAATCCCGCCAACGACGCGCAGCTCATCGCATCCACGCTGTACAATGCCGGATTCGAGGTAATAGAGGGGGTCGATCAGGACAATGCAGGCATGCGCAGCCTGATCAGCCGGTTCACCGAGGCATCCTACAATGCCGACCTTGCCGTCATTTTCTATGCTGGCCACGGCATGCAGGTCGACGGCAAGAACTATCTTATTCCGGTCGATGCCGAGTTGACGTCGCCCGCCTATCTCAAAACCCGCACAGTCCAGATCGACGAATTCATGGAGGCGCTGCCGCCCGATCCCGCGGTCGGCGTCATCATCCTAGATGCCTGCCGCGACAATCCGCTGGCAAGGACGCTGGCCGCCTCGCTGCCAAAAAGCCGCTCGCTGGGCGCTGGCCTTGCGCCGGTCGAAGCGAAAGCGGACGGCGTCGGCACTGGCGGCTTGCTGATCGCCTACGCAACCGATCCGGGTGCCATCGCCTTCGACGGCCCCGGTGTCGACAGCCCGTACTCGCTGGCGCTCGCCAAGCATCTGACCGAGCCCGGCGTCGAGATCCAGAGCGCGCTGACGCGCGTGCGCGGCGAGGTGACGGGGGCCACGCAAGGACGGCAGCGGCCCTGGCACAACGCATCGCTGGGACGCGAGGTTTTTCTAGGCAAACCACCGGCACCATCCGCCAAGCCCATCGTCGAAGAGTCCAACGCGGCTGCAGTTCCCATGACCCACGATGTGCTGTCCCGGGAGATTGAGACGCGTCTTTGGGACGAGGCTTCGAAAAAGAATTCCACTCCGTTCTACGAGGCCTATCTCGAACAATTCCCGAACGGCCGCTTCGCCACGGTGGCGAAGCTCAACATCGATCAGTTGAAGGACCCGAATGCCCAAAAGAAGCAGGTCGCGGCACTCGACACGGGTCAGGCAAACGCCAATTTCGGCTCGACCGTTCGCATCTCTGTCGGCACTACGGACGAAATGAAGACGCCAGGCACTGAGCAGACGGAAGGCGCAATCGGGCTCGATCACAACGGCCGCATCGATCTGCAGCTACGCATCGAGGCCCTTGGTAACGAGCTCGGCCACGTCGACGGCAAAATCGGTCCGAAGACCCGCCAGGCGATCGGCGTCTGGCAGGGCAAGAACGGCCTGCCGCGGACCACCTATTTGACGCGCGAGCAACTGGCGTTCCTGATGGTCCAGACCGACCCGATGATGGCGGCGATCCGCGCCAGAAGGGCTGCCGACCAGGCGCGCTCCGCACAGCCACTTGCGAAGCCACAGCCGAAGGTCGTTCGCGCGACAACTGCGCCTAGGATCGTCGAGCACAAAAAGGCTACGGCGAGGAAAGTAGTCGAACCGGTTAAGCGGAGCACTCCAAGGACGCCTCTCTTTCCTGCCACGGGCGGCGGAGGCGGGAGTGGAGGCGGGGGTGGAGGTGCAGGTGCAGGTGGAGGTGGAGGCTGGTGA
- the uvrC gene encoding excinuclease ABC subunit UvrC produces the protein MSPMDQKHKRGGAADDLPPDVDLEDEVAEEIVEPSAPGSGGPDVAFTAIDWTPHAGDADGMVGAEVIQTLVKRLPNAPGVYRMMNATGDVLYVGKARSLKKRVTNYAQGRFHTSRIGRMVRETATMEFVVTRTEIEALLLEANLIKRLRPRFNVLMRDDKSFPYILLSGDHVSPGIYKHRGARSRKGDYFGPFASAGAVGRTINSLQRAFLLRSCTNSFYENRTRPCLLFQIKRCAGPCTGEISHSDYARLVAEAKDFLSGRSQKVKTDISAAMQQAAENLDFERAAIYRDRLAALSHVQSHQGINPQTVDEADVFAIHQEGGQVCIQVFFFRTGQNWGNRAYFPKADPALEAAEVLGSFLAQFYDDKPTPRTILLSQAVEDQELLAEALSTRVGRKVAISVPQRGEKKDLTDNALQNAREALGRRLAETSTQGRLLTGFAETFGLKKPPVRIEVYDNSHIMGTNAVGAMIVAGPEGFVKNQYRKFNIRSTEITPGDDFGMMREVMERRFSRLLKEHGDVPGSEQAADDALAEQGDDLEDAGGFPAWPDVILIDGGQGQMTAVRQILADLGIEDRVQAIGIAKGQDRDAGRERFFVRGKPPFSLPVRDPVLYFVQRLRDEVHRFAIGSHRARRKKEMVRSPLDEISGIGPGRKRALLMHFGTAKAVSRAAIEDLVKVDGISEQVAKLVYNHFHES, from the coding sequence ATGAGTCCCATGGACCAGAAACACAAACGCGGCGGCGCCGCCGACGACCTGCCCCCCGATGTCGACCTCGAAGACGAGGTGGCGGAGGAGATCGTCGAACCGTCAGCTCCCGGTTCCGGCGGCCCTGATGTCGCCTTCACGGCCATCGATTGGACGCCGCATGCCGGCGATGCCGACGGCATGGTCGGCGCCGAAGTCATCCAGACGCTGGTCAAACGGCTGCCCAACGCGCCAGGCGTCTACCGCATGATGAATGCCACAGGCGACGTGCTCTATGTCGGCAAGGCACGCAGCCTGAAGAAGCGGGTGACCAATTACGCACAAGGCCGTTTCCACACCAGCCGCATCGGCCGCATGGTGCGCGAGACGGCGACGATGGAGTTCGTCGTCACCCGCACCGAGATCGAAGCGCTGCTGCTGGAAGCCAACCTTATCAAGCGCTTGCGGCCGCGATTCAATGTGCTGATGCGGGACGACAAGTCGTTCCCCTACATCCTGTTGTCCGGCGACCATGTCTCGCCCGGCATCTACAAGCACCGCGGCGCGCGCTCGCGCAAGGGCGACTATTTCGGCCCCTTCGCCTCGGCAGGCGCCGTCGGCCGCACCATCAACTCGCTGCAGCGCGCCTTCCTGCTCAGGAGTTGCACCAACTCCTTCTACGAGAACCGCACCCGGCCGTGCCTGCTGTTCCAGATCAAGCGCTGCGCCGGCCCCTGCACCGGCGAAATCTCGCATAGTGACTATGCCAGGCTGGTCGCTGAGGCGAAGGACTTCTTGTCCGGCCGCAGCCAGAAGGTGAAGACCGACATCTCCGCCGCCATGCAGCAGGCCGCGGAGAATCTCGATTTCGAGCGCGCCGCCATCTATCGTGACCGGCTGGCCGCGCTATCGCATGTGCAGAGCCATCAGGGCATCAACCCGCAGACCGTCGACGAGGCCGATGTCTTCGCCATCCATCAGGAAGGCGGCCAGGTCTGCATCCAGGTGTTCTTCTTCCGCACCGGCCAGAACTGGGGCAACCGCGCCTATTTCCCCAAGGCCGATCCGGCGCTGGAGGCGGCCGAGGTGCTGGGCTCGTTCCTGGCGCAATTCTATGACGACAAGCCGACGCCGCGCACCATCTTGTTGTCGCAGGCCGTCGAGGACCAGGAATTGCTGGCTGAGGCGCTCTCCACCCGCGTGGGTCGCAAGGTGGCGATCTCGGTGCCGCAGCGCGGCGAGAAGAAGGACCTGACCGACAACGCCCTGCAGAATGCCCGTGAGGCGCTCGGCCGCCGGCTGGCCGAGACCTCGACGCAAGGGCGGTTGCTCACCGGTTTCGCCGAGACTTTCGGCCTGAAGAAACCGCCGGTGCGCATCGAGGTCTATGACAACTCCCACATCATGGGCACCAACGCCGTCGGCGCCATGATCGTCGCCGGGCCGGAAGGCTTCGTGAAGAACCAGTACCGAAAGTTCAACATCCGCTCGACCGAGATCACGCCGGGAGACGATTTCGGCATGATGCGCGAGGTGATGGAGCGGCGTTTCTCCCGCCTCCTGAAGGAACATGGCGATGTGCCGGGGAGCGAACAGGCGGCCGACGACGCCTTGGCCGAACAGGGCGACGATCTCGAGGATGCGGGCGGCTTCCCGGCCTGGCCAGACGTCATCCTCATCGATGGCGGCCAGGGCCAGATGACGGCTGTGCGACAAATCCTCGCGGACCTCGGCATCGAGGACCGTGTCCAGGCCATCGGCATCGCCAAGGGCCAGGACCGTGACGCCGGCCGCGAACGCTTCTTCGTCAGGGGCAAGCCGCCATTTTCGCTCCCTGTGCGCGACCCCGTGCTCTATTTCGTTCAGCGGCTGCGCGACGAGGTCCACCGCTTCGCCATCGGCTCGCACCGCGCCCGCCGCAAGAAGGAGATGGTCAGGAGCCCGCTTGACGAGATCAGCGGCATCGGTCCCGGCCGCAAGCGCGCGCTGCTCATGCATTTCGGCACCGCCAAGGCGGTCAGCCGCGCCGCGATCGAGGATCTGGTCAAGGTCGACGGCATTTCCGAGCAGGTCGCCAAGCTGGTCTACAACCATTTTCACGAGAGCTGA
- a CDS encoding outer membrane protein, translating to MQANLKFARPLAVAFGLFAFGGTAYAADVIAEEPPAPAPIAELPVASWAGPYAGVSVGYGFSGHADAEDIGTDVDTDGFVGGVFGGYQWQAENFVYGAEADIGYSGIEGDDGGVEAKGGFEGSLRARLGYAVTPEILLYGTAGGALKNQEIEAAGVSDEQTMLGWTAGVGTDIKITDNVFGRVEYRYTDFGDKDFDGIGKVKSTDNRVTFGVGMKF from the coding sequence ATGCAAGCCAATCTTAAATTTGCGCGACCGCTGGCGGTGGCGTTCGGGCTCTTCGCCTTCGGCGGAACCGCCTATGCTGCTGACGTCATCGCGGAAGAGCCGCCGGCCCCCGCCCCGATCGCCGAACTTCCGGTCGCTTCCTGGGCCGGTCCCTATGCCGGTGTGAGCGTCGGCTACGGCTTCAGCGGTCACGCCGATGCCGAGGATATCGGCACTGACGTCGACACCGATGGTTTTGTCGGCGGCGTCTTCGGCGGCTATCAGTGGCAGGCGGAGAACTTCGTCTACGGTGCTGAAGCCGATATCGGCTATAGCGGCATCGAGGGCGACGATGGTGGCGTCGAGGCCAAGGGCGGCTTCGAAGGCTCGCTGCGTGCCCGCCTCGGCTACGCCGTCACCCCGGAAATCCTGCTCTACGGCACCGCCGGTGGCGCGCTCAAGAACCAGGAGATCGAAGCGGCCGGCGTCAGCGACGAACAAACCATGCTCGGCTGGACGGCCGGCGTCGGTACCGACATCAAGATCACCGACAATGTGTTCGGCCGTGTCGAGTATCGCTACACCGACTTCGGCGACAAGGACTTTGACGGTATCGGCAAGGTCAAGTCGACCGACAACCGCGTCACCTTCGGCGTCGGTATGAAGTTCTAA
- a CDS encoding DUF1330 domain-containing protein: MSTYCFFDVREITDQAKVEQYLAGVFATVEQYGGRYLVLGGKSDLVEGDWQPVYPVIVEFADAEHAKRWYSSPEYEPLKALRVAGTRSNAVFLEGATPGSEQAAVQTHRGKTSKTPAEIYDSLFVPALFRQWGPIVAAEARIGRGDRVIDIACGTGVLALAALDCVGAEGKVVGLNPNLDMLCVARRKSTRIEWREGRAEQIPFADESFDAAVSQFGLMFFEDRAAGLREMMRVVKSGGRLAVAVCGPLDQSPGYAAVADMLERLFGSDVANAFRAPFVLGNVELLRSLCAKAGIERAEVKRHRGTVRFASIETLISTERACIWTLGGLLDNEQFKRLLEEAERALMPFVTAVGAVAFDMPALVITASKD; encoded by the coding sequence ATGTCTACTTATTGCTTCTTCGACGTGCGTGAAATCACCGACCAAGCCAAGGTCGAGCAGTATCTGGCAGGGGTCTTTGCAACGGTTGAACAATATGGAGGGCGCTATTTGGTGCTGGGCGGGAAATCCGACCTTGTCGAAGGAGACTGGCAGCCGGTCTATCCGGTCATCGTCGAATTTGCCGACGCCGAGCATGCCAAGCGCTGGTACTCATCGCCCGAATACGAGCCGCTGAAAGCGCTTCGCGTCGCCGGAACCCGATCCAACGCAGTGTTCCTTGAAGGTGCAACGCCGGGATCGGAGCAAGCGGCGGTCCAGACCCACCGGGGCAAGACATCGAAAACTCCGGCTGAAATCTACGACTCGCTGTTCGTTCCAGCGCTGTTCCGACAATGGGGGCCTATCGTCGCCGCCGAGGCGCGAATAGGGAGGGGCGACCGCGTGATCGACATCGCCTGCGGTACGGGTGTGCTGGCGCTCGCGGCCCTCGACTGCGTTGGCGCGGAGGGCAAGGTGGTCGGGCTTAACCCCAATCTCGATATGCTTTGCGTTGCCCGCCGCAAAAGCACTCGCATCGAGTGGCGAGAAGGGCGCGCCGAGCAGATTCCTTTCGCGGATGAAAGCTTCGACGCCGCAGTCAGCCAGTTCGGCCTGATGTTCTTCGAGGATCGAGCAGCCGGACTGCGGGAAATGATGCGCGTGGTCAAGTCCGGTGGCCGGCTCGCCGTCGCGGTCTGCGGACCGCTCGACCAGTCGCCCGGCTATGCCGCAGTGGCGGATATGCTTGAACGGCTGTTTGGAAGCGACGTTGCGAACGCGTTCCGGGCGCCCTTTGTGCTCGGCAATGTGGAGTTACTGCGCTCGCTCTGCGCGAAGGCAGGCATAGAGCGTGCCGAGGTGAAGCGGCACCGCGGAACGGTCCGTTTTGCCTCGATCGAGACGCTGATCTCGACTGAAAGGGCCTGCATCTGGACGTTGGGCGGGCTTTTGGACAACGAGCAGTTTAAGCGGCTTCTGGAGGAGGCCGAGCGGGCACTTATGCCTTTCGTGACAGCAGTCGGCGCCGTCGCTTTCGACATGCCGGCGCTCGTCATCACGGCATCCAAGGACTGA
- the moaD gene encoding molybdopterin converting factor subunit 1, protein MSTRLIYFAWVRERIGKPQEDVDLPAGIETVADLLRWLKTRGEEYEHALQYADVIRVAINQEHVEHREKLSGAREIALFPPMTGG, encoded by the coding sequence ATGTCGACGAGGCTCATCTATTTCGCCTGGGTGCGCGAGCGGATCGGCAAGCCGCAAGAGGACGTCGATTTGCCCGCCGGCATCGAGACGGTGGCCGACCTGCTGCGCTGGCTGAAAACGCGCGGCGAGGAGTACGAGCACGCGCTGCAATATGCTGACGTGATCCGCGTCGCCATCAACCAGGAACATGTCGAGCACCGCGAGAAGCTATCGGGCGCGCGCGAGATCGCGCTGTTCCCGCCGATGACGGGTGGCTGA
- a CDS encoding 23S rRNA (adenine(2030)-N(6))-methyltransferase RlmJ, with amino-acid sequence MNYRHAYHAGNFADVVKHVVLSRLVEYLKQKDKAFRVIDTHAGVGRYDLSSTEAQKTGEWQGGIGRLVDAALDGPAAALLAPYLEAVRSLNPEGGVKKYPGSPLIARHLMRKQDRLSAIELHRQDAAKLRVLFQGDFQTRVIELDGWLALGAHLPPKEKRGLVLVDPPFEEEGEFDRLVDGLRKAHKRWPGGVYALWYPVKDRKAVAAFRKALAQSGVPKLLDIGFEIRPPSAEPSLDGSGMVVVNPPFTLEGELRTLLPALHKLLVVEKPAHWTLEWLAA; translated from the coding sequence GTGAATTACCGCCACGCCTATCACGCCGGAAACTTCGCCGATGTCGTCAAGCATGTCGTGCTGAGCCGGCTCGTCGAGTATCTGAAGCAGAAGGACAAGGCCTTTCGCGTCATCGACACCCATGCCGGCGTCGGCCGCTACGACCTGTCGTCGACTGAAGCGCAAAAGACCGGCGAATGGCAAGGCGGCATCGGCCGACTGGTCGATGCCGCGCTTGACGGGCCGGCGGCAGCACTGCTGGCGCCTTATCTGGAAGCCGTCCGTTCGCTCAATCCTGAAGGCGGCGTGAAAAAATATCCGGGCTCGCCGCTGATCGCGCGTCATCTCATGCGCAAGCAGGACCGGTTGTCGGCGATCGAGTTGCATCGTCAGGACGCCGCGAAGCTGAGGGTGCTGTTCCAAGGCGACTTCCAGACCCGGGTGATCGAACTCGACGGCTGGCTGGCACTCGGCGCGCATCTGCCGCCGAAGGAAAAGCGCGGCCTCGTGCTGGTCGATCCGCCGTTCGAGGAGGAGGGCGAATTCGACCGCCTCGTCGATGGGCTGCGAAAAGCCCACAAGCGCTGGCCCGGCGGCGTCTATGCGTTGTGGTATCCGGTTAAGGACCGCAAGGCGGTCGCCGCCTTCCGCAAGGCGCTGGCGCAATCAGGTGTCCCGAAGCTGCTCGACATCGGCTTCGAGATCAGGCCGCCATCAGCCGAGCCCAGCCTTGACGGCAGCGGCATGGTGGTGGTCAACCCGCCGTTCACGCTGGAAGGCGAATTACGCACGCTGCTGCCGGCCTTGCACAAATTGCTTGTCGTTGAAAAACCGGCGCATTGGACGCTGGAATGGCTGGCGGCGTAG
- a CDS encoding transcriptional regulator, which translates to MAADEIIHQSVRLRIMAALNSLERREALEFTRLKAIVNATDGNLGAHIDTLATAGYVDVEKLFVGRRPQTRVKATSIGRRAFRGHAAFLRAILDEAEQPGKRVQRRTRQRPL; encoded by the coding sequence ATGGCTGCCGACGAAATCATCCACCAGAGCGTGCGGCTCAGGATCATGGCGGCACTGAATTCTCTGGAACGGCGCGAAGCGCTGGAATTCACCCGATTGAAGGCTATCGTCAATGCGACCGACGGCAATCTCGGCGCGCATATCGATACGCTTGCCACGGCGGGCTATGTCGATGTCGAAAAGCTGTTTGTCGGACGTCGACCGCAGACGCGGGTCAAGGCGACGTCAATCGGACGGCGCGCCTTTCGCGGTCACGCCGCCTTCCTTCGCGCCATCCTCGATGAGGCAGAGCAGCCCGGCAAACGCGTTCAGCGCAGGACGCGGCAGCGGCCGTTGTAG
- a CDS encoding glutathione S-transferase family protein, whose product MPRLLYASTSPYSSKVRMAALYAGIAVDLVPIKTEAKPAELIDANPLGKIPVLVLDDGRSIHDSRAITQHLNRMSKNALFPRNPDKRLEAEVLEALADGICDCALSMVYERRTRPEDMVYQPWLDRQWAKITSALDLLNANPPKLPKKITAGQLALRACLGYLSLRFAGKWEKGRNRLIRWAARFDEKFPELKPCVPA is encoded by the coding sequence ATGCCCAGACTGCTCTACGCGTCCACGTCACCCTATAGTTCCAAAGTGCGCATGGCCGCGCTTTATGCCGGCATCGCCGTCGATCTCGTGCCGATCAAAACCGAAGCCAAACCGGCTGAACTGATCGACGCCAATCCGCTCGGCAAGATTCCGGTGCTGGTGCTCGACGACGGCCGCTCGATCCACGATAGCCGCGCCATTACCCAGCATCTCAACCGCATGTCGAAGAACGCGCTGTTTCCGCGCAATCCCGACAAGCGCCTCGAGGCGGAAGTGCTTGAGGCACTGGCCGACGGCATCTGCGACTGCGCGCTGTCGATGGTCTATGAGCGGCGCACGCGCCCCGAAGACATGGTCTACCAACCGTGGCTCGACCGCCAGTGGGCGAAGATCACCAGCGCGCTCGATCTGCTCAACGCCAATCCGCCAAAGCTGCCAAAGAAGATCACCGCCGGCCAGCTGGCGCTGCGCGCCTGCCTTGGCTATCTCTCACTGCGCTTTGCCGGAAAATGGGAAAAGGGTCGCAATCGGCTGATCCGCTGGGCGGCGCGATTTGACGAGAAGTTTCCGGAGCTGAAACCCTGCGTCCCGGCGTGA
- the pgsA gene encoding CDP-diacylglycerol--glycerol-3-phosphate 3-phosphatidyltransferase produces MAQRAFNLPNMLTYVRILAVPLVVLCFFLEGHLKSSDFARWSALIIFLLASITDYFDGYLARAWQQTSNIGKMLDPIADKLLVATCLLLLAADTDRHAGIAGWSLWAAIIILCREILVSGLREYLAALKVSVPVTQLAKWKTTIQMIAIAFLLAGPAGDKIFPLTTQIGLVLLWIAALVTLYTGYDYFRAGLKHIMDE; encoded by the coding sequence ATGGCCCAGCGCGCATTCAACCTGCCCAACATGCTCACTTACGTCCGCATCCTCGCGGTGCCGCTGGTTGTGCTGTGTTTTTTTCTCGAAGGCCATCTGAAGTCGAGTGACTTCGCCCGCTGGTCGGCGCTGATCATTTTCCTGCTCGCCTCGATCACCGATTATTTCGACGGCTATCTGGCGCGCGCCTGGCAGCAGACCTCGAATATCGGCAAGATGCTCGATCCGATCGCCGACAAGTTGCTGGTCGCCACCTGCCTGCTGCTGCTGGCGGCCGATACCGATAGGCATGCCGGCATCGCCGGCTGGTCGCTGTGGGCGGCAATCATCATCCTGTGCCGCGAGATCCTCGTCTCCGGCCTGCGCGAATATCTGGCGGCGCTGAAGGTATCGGTTCCGGTGACGCAGCTGGCAAAGTGGAAGACCACCATCCAGATGATCGCCATCGCCTTCCTGCTCGCGGGACCTGCCGGCGACAAGATCTTCCCGCTGACCACCCAGATCGGGCTTGTGCTGTTGTGGATCGCCGCGCTGGTGACGCTTTACACCGGCTACGACTATTTCCGCGCCGGCCTCAAGCACATCATGGACGAGTAG